Proteins encoded within one genomic window of ANME-2 cluster archaeon:
- a CDS encoding FKBP-type peptidyl-prolyl cis-trans isomerase — protein MVLMFSSGCTRQETRDEETTVHQGDTVTIDFTGWLEDENNTVVMTTDINTAKEEELYVLGNIYQPYTFTVGDEHVYPGLNEGMIGMVIGVTKTITIPPEKGAGMPMEELFVHIPLSEAQLFSRGVPSVGSQIVLNEATLSNYTGLLIPDPYMKGRVVQVNDTHILVDFNYPYTGKTIILEITVRSILRDT, from the coding sequence ATGGTTCTAATGTTTTCAAGCGGATGCACCCGGCAAGAAACCCGGGATGAGGAGACAACGGTACATCAGGGAGATACGGTAACCATTGACTTTACAGGTTGGCTCGAAGACGAAAACAACACTGTGGTAATGACTACTGATATCAACACGGCGAAAGAAGAAGAGTTGTATGTCCTGGGCAACATCTACCAGCCATATACGTTCACCGTGGGTGATGAGCATGTTTACCCGGGACTTAACGAAGGAATGATCGGGATGGTTATTGGAGTGACAAAGACCATCACAATCCCCCCTGAGAAGGGGGCAGGAATGCCGATGGAAGAACTTTTCGTCCACATCCCCTTGTCAGAGGCTCAGTTATTTTCCAGAGGGGTCCCAAGTGTAGGGTCACAAATTGTATTGAATGAGGCGACCTTAAGCAATTATACCGGTCTATTGATACCTGACCCCTATATGAAAGGCAGGGTTGTCCAGGTCAATGATACCCACATCCTTGTGGATTTCAACTACCCCTATACAGGTAAGACCATTATTCTGGAAATAACCGTCCGGTCCATCCTTCGGGATACATAG